The genome window GTCCCTGTTCTCATTCACAATGGAAAACCCATTGTTGAGTCTATGGTCATTCTTGAATACATTGATGAGACTTTTGAAGGCCCTTCCATTTTGCCTAAAGACCCTTATAACCGAGCTTTAGCTCGTTTCTGGGCTAAGTTCCTTGACGATAAGGTAAATATCTATCTGCATAATTTAGTAAACTTTATTTGAGACTAAAGTTATTTTGAATATTGTTTTATTTCATATATGATGGCTGTCATGTCATGTGTCAATGTTTAGATCAACATATCCGTAAGTGTGAAACCATTATAGTGGAGGTGTTATAAGGTGACAAGATAGAATTAAAATCGTACGAAAAAAAGTTGCTTCAAAAATACCTACAATATCTCTTAATCCATGCACATGTTACGGAAATAAATACGGCACAATGAAACACAAGATCTCTATATAAGTGGTATCAATTAGTTGAGAATATGTTTTAATGATGTTAGTACGTTTACTCGGGTCTTATATTTTCTAGAATTTTTTTAATCATATCATTTTCATATGTCAGTAAAAAATATAGAGAGTTTGGAATACTTTTCATCATTTTGTATAGCTATGGCGCGGATTTAAAAGGAGCGACGTTGTTAATGAGAATTTATATATGTACGTAATCGACTCTACCTTGTGACTGAGACGTagtattgtcattgttgttgttaagTTAAGAGTGTTTTGCAGGTGACTGCAGTAGTGAATACTTTCCTTCGCAAAGGAGAGGAGCAAGAGAAAGGTAAAGAGGAAGTTTATGAGATGCTGAAAGTTCTTGACAATGAGCTCAAGGATAAGAAGTTCTTTGCGGGTGACAAATTTGGTTTTGCTGATATTGCTGCAAATTTGGTGGGATTTTGGCTAGGAGTTTTTGAAGAAGTCTCTGGAGTTGTTTTAGTGACTAGtgaaaaatttccaaatttttcgAAGTGGAGAGATGAGTACATTAACTGCAGCCAAGTCAAGGAATCTCTACCTCCAAGAGATGAGTTGCTTGCTTTTTACCGAGCTCGCTCTCCCAAATGAACACATCCTCGTTCATCTTATGAAGTTTCGGATTACGTGTTTGAATAAAATTGCGAATCTAGGAGGAGTTCTGTAAATTCAATTACTTATATATatgcaaaaaaagaaaaagaaaatcaaatatatGTTTATATTAAGATTATGCTGTTCAGAATTAATACTTGTTAGAAAAAGCTAGCTTAGCCCCAgcccccagcaagtcacatacaAGAAGTGTCTGGAGTTACtgttttaatttgttagttagtcAGTGATTATACAATTATTAATCATATGAATTTCCTCATCGAATTGGAAAAAGGCAAGAAAAGCAAGCCACATATAATTTGACGAAATAGTGGGTGACATAAGCACATAAATCATCTTATTGTTCTCGAGATATTTAGCCCCgttttggccatagattttgccaagtTTTTTCCAATTTATTTTTGGCAAAACatgtttgtttatagattttatccATGTTTTGACagattttgaaaacaaaattttcaaatccCAAAACTAGCTCTAGACATGTATTTGGTCCAAAATACTACTGTTGattttttaacaattttaaaaattacccTAAGCTTTTGTATTTTATGAAAAAGCTCACTATCTATTATGACCCAACTAATCCACCAGCAGTTGATAGTATCGTTTTCTTTTGGAATGATGGATCTTGTAATATTATTACAATTTGACGAATTATAGTGGCTAGTAATTGTGTTATTAGCAGTTTAGTAAAATATAAGGTTATGATTTTAGGATAGTGCATTATGTAATTCATTATTATAATTTTGTGCCAAACTTatctatgttcaggactatgattTCTGATACTAATAATGAATAGCATCGATGAAGGTTCTGCATATACAGGATTAACAAGTTTGTTTGTTTGGTTGGTAttattggtttttttttttttttttttatagtttttagaacttatgGTGTAAGTCacatttcatgttttttcaaaaaaaaaaaagtgaaatatgttttgaaaaattatgtccaaatagattttcatcttcaaatcaaacttcacccaaatcaaaattttaaaaacaaatttgaaaatttatggcTAAAACGCTAGCTTAGATTATCAGGTAAGCATCTAAAATAGTGGGTGGACATAAGCACATAAGTCGCTCATATGTACAGGTAAAGGCATCGATCTAAAATGATAATACTGTATATTAGTAAAAATAGCATGAGCTAGCCAATTTTCGGATTGATAAtttaaaaatagccagcgtttgcaaagttattgaaaaatagccactatttttctacaacacggaccggtccagcataatatactagagattggtacatatgtgtatgaacttccagcatattatgctggaactccaacacacagaaagttccagcataatatactggatattggagcacttgtgtatgaacttccagcatattatgctggccgatatattatactggaactccagtatgttatactggaatatttttcggattttgaacagtgttttagttcaaatttatctttatatTAAAAGTgattaaattttgattacttttaaaACCGTGGCTATTTTCAATAGCCACTTGTAAatatgactatttttgaatttttcactGTATATTACTTATATATGTAGTACAAGTAAGCTTGCATTAAAAAATGGAGCTCTTATTCTTTTCTTGCTTGACTATGTATATGGACAGTATTAAATTTCTATAAATCTTAGAAAACCAAGACCAATATTTATTCAAAATCCCAAATAAGGTTTGCTAGATTGCAATGGATTTCAGAAGGTGAAAAAGTCCAAGAATCTTCTAGTTAAATGGGTGATTTTCAcggatattttttttttttttttgcactaTTTATTTTTTGACCCGGTTTTTTAAATTTGTGCACGAATAGCCCAATTTTCAAGTCACGATTTACGAAGGATGCATTTGCAACTTTTCTTCTTGTACTACAAGATGTACGGCAATATGCTGAAGTACGGGTGACAAACGAGCGGGTCGGATCGGATGTGTAGGGGCAGAGCCACATGGGATGTCCAGCCCACCGGTGAAGTAGGTTCAATTTTTTTAAAGGGTCACGAGTTCGATACTAAACAGCAACATAATGCTTATTGCATTTCTTTTCCTTAATTAGTTTGTGATTAGATTTTTATTACTGCCTTCTTAGTTAACTAGTTTTAGGTAACATGCGTTGCACGTGTGTATTACGTCTTGTAGTACGAATTtttaaaaagtacataaatattattaaagCGTGTGTATGAAGTATATATAAAGATTTGAAGGTTAAAAAATACAAGATCAATTAGCAAAATGTGACTCAATTTTAAGTGTATCACAACTTGTTAAATATCATTTGCTCGGTTCTAAAAGGGTTAAAACAAAGTAATTAACTTGAACTTTTGCTTTCTTAAAATGTTTGACCTTATTTTAGTATCAGGAGTCAAGACAAAAGGCTAATATGAAATATACTACAAAtatgaaaatattattaaaaCTCTGTCAAGTGTCGACAAATGTTATAGCCATCAAATGTCTtacttgtttcatttcttaaaaatGGCATCGGGTAGCCGCTTGTAGTACTCCTATAAATTAAAAGCATTCATCGAAACAAAATATCAGGAATAATTGGGGAAATGTTTTGTTTATATGTACAACCTTAAACTATTATCCATTATATGAAAATATTAAGAGAAGAGAAAAAATAAATCGACAAAAATAAAGTATTCTGCCAACCCCTTACCCTGAGTTGTTCTCATTATTGAAAAATCGAGATGCAACATAAAAAATAAACATGACATGTTATTACCAACAAATCCTATTGCAAGTTATtctaaatacaaaaaaaaagaatGTGATCATAGGGGTAAAAACACCAGAGATAAATTGAAATAtttgctatttttttttaattctttcacTGGTAAATACTTTTTTACAACGATAGTCTAACTTCTTTGTCCTTTAGTATCTCGCCAACTTCTCTTTTAAACAATCTTCAGTATAATTTTATTTTCCATTTCCTCTTTCACCGATTTGTCCTTTAGTactcatatatacatatattcaaaaaatcaagaaaaatataattttcacccatTAGAACTATTTGCTTCACAAATATCGGCAGACAATAAATGTTGAAAGTTTTAATTTCCTTTATCGcatgttctttttattatttcaaGATTCTTGTGGTTACTTCTTCCTTACATATTACTTTAAGAATGCCAATGAATTGAGGAGCGACATAACATAAAATAGACTTTATGCTATAGTAATACGAAATCTCATATTAATAGTCACAAATTAGATAATTTGGCAAAGCACATTCTcattataaaaattaatatttatgCCAATATAATCACTAATTAGTAGATAAATGGCATAATGTAGCATGGCGGCAGAAATTAAAAGTATAAAATATATGAAAGAAATTTGATCAATTAGAGAGACCTAATGCTCTATAATCTTTCTTGCTATCCACAATAGTTTTCGACCTATCACTTTCTCGAAAACACACATAAAGATAGAATTAGCAATTTAAAATTCATATTGATGATCCAAATAAAGTTTCATTGAAAAAACAATAAGATATTTTGTCTATTAAAAGACAAACATAACCCGATATAATGCAAGAAATGCATAAAAAGGGAActtgaaataaagtaaaaaaaaaaaattctatataCACACATGATGTCGCGAATCGAGCTTTAGGGACATCAGTTTGACAATATCTAATAGAAAATAATCATCTAGCTCCTCTGAATACCTATTCTTCGTATTATCGTATCACAACCACCTTGTTATCCAATTTCTACCACCTTTCTTGTAGTCatgaacaaataataaaaatacatcTATGTTTGGATATAAAAGAACAGAATTAGTTTGTTTTCACGATACAATAAATTATCAAACatcaattcaaaaaaaaaaaaaaaaaaaaaaaactcaaaaaaacaaaaaactcaaaacaaattaaatatacataaaaggagAAGATTTGAGGAACGATAAATATCTAAACATGAAGGCTAATTGCAATTGGAATATGAACATAGAGGAAAAAAGCCTGCAAAAGAGTAATTGGTTAACGCAATTATGCAACTAACTCGGCAATTTAAAAACTAATACTCCTAGACCGAAAAGGAGTTGAAAAGTAATCAAAATCTTGACCTAAAATATTATGACGTTGTGTTCCACCTATAAATGTAAACTCATTAGAATATTAGATGATGCCTATACAATTATTTACCGTATCAACTTATACCTCATTTTCAATCTTAGAGTCCTAAATTTAAGTAACCTAAAATATCTAGAAAGACTTACTCGGTTAAATTGTTATTATCTTTCTTTTATAAATCTGTTAAATTACATAgctcaaataagaaaatatttaatacaAAACATTTAGTTGATTTTGAATTCCTAAGtattagaaaataattaaatgactattcctaaatattaggagtagGAAAATagtcaaatgactattttgtacgatatgaactctatttttaaagggcaaaaaaaccgaacgatatttcgctaagtatgcttttaatatagtatagattagtATATTTTAGAGCCATTAGAATTttcatttacttttttttttcaagCTTCCCATCAATTGTGTTTACATATTATTCTTAGTGACTTAAATTGCTTTTTGCCAATTTAATATAGGTTTTAATGTAGATACAAGGGATGTTAGTTACATTTGAGTTTAGTTTAATTCTTGTTTGTGATgctttaattttaaatatatttattaaattaatatcATTTGCATTTTTAATTTGAGaatcaaatttaaaatttaatgaaGAGATTTTATTCTTCGGTATCTTCCAAGTTGCCACAATCAAGTTCAGCCTCTCAAATTGTTCTTCTTGTGGAAGAAATTCTGTCAAAACCTCATTCCTCTaaaaaaaacaaaagcagagagTAGATCTAAATTTATTAAAAGCTGATCCAAAAGAAAGAATATCCATTAGAAACAATCATCCAAGTGAGCTTGACGAGATTAGAAGAGCATACCGCCGAAAAAGTCCTTACTAACatcgaaatcataaattttctcaaagaattttagttttaattatatattttaaattttaatattaataacaatttattttgttgagttttTTTGTACATTTAGTTCTTCATGTGTTGAATCCGCTTGATGAAAATTCTGGGTCGG of Nicotiana tomentosiformis chromosome 7, ASM39032v3, whole genome shotgun sequence contains these proteins:
- the LOC104119530 gene encoding probable glutathione S-transferase, producing MAEVKLLGFWCSPFSHRVEWALKIKGVKYEYIEEDRDNKSSLLLQSNPVHKKVPVLIHNGKPIVESMVILEYIDETFEGPSILPKDPYNRALARFWAKFLDDKVTAVVNTFLRKGEEQEKGKEEVYEMLKVLDNELKDKKFFAGDKFGFADIAANLVGFWLGVFEEVSGVVLVTSEKFPNFSKWRDEYINCSQVKESLPPRDELLAFYRARSPK